From Pseudomonadota bacterium, a single genomic window includes:
- a CDS encoding tetratricopeptide repeat protein codes for MDRLRPRAPALLAHLPWVLCLIALAAPVQAERTSPTDRALASQLFDLGRTYYDQSAYEKALDAFEQSYRLSQEPALFHNIARCQESLGRIESAIASYERFLSESGKPDAKIDARIRNLRARLAAQRAAALSAAATTAARTPTPTPTPTPTPRPLFRDPVPAPIPSVIAPPTPPVTVAPAATAGRPLLTAPTPLPPPIRAPAAALSGQQGARRTRASTVVGWSLVGLGGAAIVTSIVLGVRAKAKADLTEKAYRCGADPTVSQDCPATPYSWTQIQTSIDDGGRALGRAQVATLLVGLLAAGSGAAVLVFAPRSVQPEGRVRLTPSLGPNAVALAGSVTF; via the coding sequence ATGGATCGATTGCGACCGCGCGCACCTGCGCTCCTGGCCCACTTGCCGTGGGTCCTCTGTCTGATCGCGCTCGCGGCGCCGGTGCAGGCCGAGCGCACCTCGCCCACCGACCGCGCGCTGGCCAGTCAGCTCTTCGATCTCGGTCGCACCTACTATGACCAGAGCGCCTACGAAAAGGCGCTCGATGCCTTCGAGCAGTCCTACCGCTTGAGCCAAGAGCCGGCGCTCTTCCACAACATCGCCAGATGCCAAGAGTCGCTCGGACGCATCGAGTCGGCGATTGCCAGCTACGAGCGCTTCCTGAGCGAGAGCGGCAAGCCCGACGCCAAGATCGATGCTCGCATCAGGAACCTGCGCGCGCGGCTGGCCGCCCAGCGGGCCGCGGCCCTGAGCGCCGCCGCGACGACCGCAGCGCGAACACCGACGCCAACGCCGACGCCAACGCCAACGCCACGGCCCCTCTTCCGCGATCCGGTCCCTGCGCCGATACCCTCGGTCATCGCGCCACCGACGCCGCCCGTTACCGTCGCACCTGCGGCCACCGCCGGCCGCCCCCTGCTCACGGCGCCGACGCCGCTGCCGCCCCCGATTCGCGCGCCCGCGGCCGCTCTCTCGGGGCAGCAGGGGGCGAGGCGCACGCGCGCGAGCACGGTGGTGGGTTGGAGCCTGGTCGGCTTGGGTGGAGCGGCGATTGTCACGAGCATCGTGCTCGGCGTCCGCGCGAAGGCCAAGGCCGACCTGACGGAGAAGGCCTACCGCTGCGGGGCGGACCCCACGGTCAGCCAGGATTGCCCGGCGACGCCCTATTCCTGGACGCAAATCCAAACCAGCATCGACGACGGCGGCCGCGCGCTGGGGCGGGCGCAGGTGGCGACCTTGCTGGTGGGCTTGCTCGCAGCGGGCAGTGGCGCCGCCGTGTTGGTCTTTGCGCCACGTAGCGTGCAGCCCGAGGGGCGCGTGCGACTTACGCCCTCGCTTGGGCCAAACGCCGTGGCCCTTGCCGGCAGCGTGACCTTCTAA
- a CDS encoding response regulator: MQGLGSLLATYAGVLFINLILSLVLWRKQRNPLQRGLVLLWGAAFLAFLAQGAAAKGSLVITLGFSCTFFINLALANLISAIGGVDFPWRRFAAIYGSAVATSILCAATRQPFLWIALPTALAVAWPTIETGIRALHHPTRPLGSSARALIVSSFFFAAHNLDFPFLRDKPAAASIGFVIALLTVFALSLTGNAVVLERETADRTRIAELNRFQVQFFSNITHELRTPLTMILAPIDGLLEGEMGHLDQAQKRYLVPIRRSALRLLKLINDLLDVAKLEERYLRLRIEASDLRGMLTEIVEHATPLARRKRIELTLQLDHSRDDIFVDLEQMDRVVVNLLSNALKFTPAGGKVTLALDADAVEARISVSDTGIGIAPEKHQAVFERFSQADGTVTRRYGGTGLGLALAKDIVELHGGRISLESTPKVGSTFCIHLLPGREHFATDILERRSAEQLSERAARAEDREPREWTRSLLERADFRFLELDDATERRVTRRDRHAKPKATKVLVVEDNLEVLRFLHLQLQEQHEVFLARNGLQGLEMARAEGPDVIVTDFMMPELDGLSMIKTLRAARETAQIPIIMLTARGNLDDRLEAREAGADVYLSKPFSPRELRAAIRHLLQQRGRQVSLLIREHVRSLELIAGGLAHEIHNPLNYIRNAVHVINERVDGIIALLGNLEAPDAERIARLKHWREQIGRMSTIAQTGVTRIDEVVKLVRRYSREGYPSDPLPMDFDAAVQDIGRLIAPKDADPVESILELQATGAQVLCIAEEMHQAIRNLWQNAIDAAPAHGHVWVRTCVERELLHFEVEDDGPGIAPDHLQRIFTPFFTTKAQGKGMGLGLAITHQIVDLAGGVVAVDTVVGKGSTFRITLPLARDRDSAVTVSGGGGLQPGFTGELTPPPFDTPTPAPSA, encoded by the coding sequence ATGCAGGGTCTCGGCAGTCTCCTGGCGACCTACGCCGGTGTGCTCTTCATCAATCTGATCCTTTCGCTCGTACTCTGGCGCAAGCAGCGCAATCCACTGCAGCGTGGGCTGGTGCTGCTTTGGGGTGCCGCCTTCCTCGCCTTCCTCGCGCAGGGCGCGGCCGCCAAGGGCAGCCTCGTCATCACGCTTGGCTTCTCGTGCACCTTTTTCATCAACCTCGCGCTGGCGAATCTGATCTCGGCGATCGGCGGCGTAGACTTCCCCTGGCGGCGCTTTGCAGCGATCTACGGGAGCGCAGTCGCGACTAGCATCCTTTGCGCCGCCACTCGCCAGCCCTTCCTCTGGATCGCGCTGCCGACCGCGCTGGCCGTTGCTTGGCCAACAATCGAAACTGGAATCCGCGCTCTCCATCATCCGACGCGCCCGCTCGGCTCCTCCGCGAGAGCACTGATCGTGAGCTCGTTCTTCTTTGCCGCCCACAATCTCGATTTCCCCTTCTTGCGCGACAAGCCCGCGGCAGCTTCCATCGGCTTCGTGATCGCCTTGCTCACGGTATTCGCCCTCTCGCTCACCGGCAACGCTGTGGTCCTCGAGCGGGAGACCGCCGACCGCACCCGCATCGCCGAGCTCAACCGCTTTCAGGTCCAGTTCTTTAGCAACATCACGCACGAGCTGCGGACGCCGTTGACGATGATCTTGGCGCCAATCGATGGCCTGCTCGAGGGCGAGATGGGGCATCTGGATCAGGCGCAGAAGCGGTATCTGGTGCCGATTCGGCGCAGCGCCTTGCGCCTGCTCAAGCTGATCAACGATTTGCTCGATGTCGCCAAGCTCGAGGAGCGTTACCTGCGGCTGCGCATCGAGGCCAGCGACCTTCGCGGGATGTTGACGGAGATCGTCGAGCACGCCACCCCGCTGGCTCGGCGCAAGCGCATCGAGCTGACGCTGCAGCTCGACCACAGCCGCGACGACATCTTCGTCGACCTGGAGCAGATGGACCGCGTGGTGGTCAACCTGCTCTCCAACGCGCTCAAGTTCACGCCGGCGGGCGGCAAGGTCACGCTGGCGCTCGACGCCGACGCCGTGGAGGCTCGCATCAGCGTCAGCGACACGGGGATCGGCATCGCCCCGGAGAAGCATCAGGCGGTCTTCGAGCGCTTCAGCCAGGCCGACGGTACGGTCACGCGCCGCTACGGCGGGACGGGCCTCGGGCTGGCGCTGGCCAAGGACATCGTCGAGCTGCACGGCGGCCGGATCAGCCTCGAGAGCACGCCCAAGGTGGGCAGCACCTTCTGCATCCACCTGCTCCCGGGCCGCGAGCACTTCGCCACAGATATCCTCGAGCGGCGCAGCGCGGAGCAGCTCAGCGAGCGCGCCGCGCGGGCTGAGGATCGCGAGCCGCGCGAGTGGACGCGCAGCCTGCTCGAGCGCGCCGATTTCCGCTTCCTCGAGCTCGATGATGCCACCGAGCGCCGCGTCACCCGCCGCGACCGCCACGCCAAGCCCAAGGCGACCAAGGTGCTGGTGGTCGAGGACAACCTCGAGGTGCTGCGCTTCCTGCACCTGCAGCTCCAGGAGCAGCACGAGGTCTTCCTGGCGCGCAACGGGCTGCAGGGGCTCGAGATGGCGCGGGCCGAGGGCCCCGACGTGATCGTCACCGACTTCATGATGCCCGAGCTCGACGGCCTGTCGATGATCAAGACCCTGCGCGCCGCGCGCGAGACCGCCCAGATCCCGATCATCATGCTGACGGCCAGGGGCAACCTCGACGATCGGCTCGAGGCGCGCGAGGCCGGCGCCGATGTCTATCTGAGCAAGCCCTTCAGCCCGCGCGAGCTACGCGCGGCGATTCGTCACCTGCTGCAGCAGCGCGGCCGGCAGGTCTCGCTCCTTATTCGCGAGCATGTGCGCAGCCTCGAGCTGATCGCCGGCGGGCTGGCGCATGAGATCCACAATCCACTCAATTACATCAGGAACGCCGTCCACGTGATCAACGAGCGCGTCGACGGCATCATCGCGCTGCTCGGCAACCTCGAGGCGCCCGACGCCGAGCGCATCGCCCGCCTGAAGCATTGGCGCGAGCAGATCGGCCGCATGAGCACGATCGCGCAAACGGGCGTCACGCGCATCGACGAGGTCGTCAAGCTGGTGCGCCGCTACTCCCGCGAGGGCTACCCCAGTGACCCCTTGCCGATGGACTTCGATGCGGCGGTTCAGGACATCGGTCGGCTGATCGCGCCGAAGGACGCCGACCCGGTGGAGAGCATCCTTGAGCTGCAGGCGACCGGCGCCCAGGTGCTCTGCATCGCCGAGGAGATGCACCAGGCGATTCGCAACCTCTGGCAGAACGCGATCGATGCCGCGCCGGCCCATGGGCACGTCTGGGTGCGAACCTGCGTCGAGCGCGAGCTGCTCCACTTCGAGGTCGAGGACGATGGCCCCGGTATCGCACCCGACCACCTGCAGCGCATCTTCACGCCCTTCTTCACCACCAAGGCCCAGGGCAAGGGCATGGGCCTCGGCCTCGCCATCACCCATCAGATCGTCGACCTCGCTGGCGGCGTCGTCGCCGTCGATACAGTCGTCGGCAAGGGCTCCACCTTTCGCATCACGCTGCCCCTCGCGCGCGACCGCGACTCCGCCGTCACCGTCAGCGGTGGCGGCGGCCTGCAACCGGGCTTCACCGGTGAGCTGACGCCGCCCCCCTTCGACACGCCCACGCCCGCCCCCTCCGCCTAG
- a CDS encoding Rv1355c family protein: MSSPSHHERLSAVPTLDRDRWQPTILDPSAGEDREQLAALLSRVPGIQIADVLQQQLTELMEVRHPKEKLTGGQAQQLITAHLGGSTQETYGRWVYFPWTEQLVRTLPEPEFREVRLSRNRYKITPEEQDALRQHRIGIVGLSVGYAIATTLAMEGVGGEFRLADFDVMSLSNTNRVPCGVAALGTNKTVIAARRMFELDPYLKIEIYREGLTAENLERFFGHPEPLTLLIEECDDLFMKILLREQARARGVPVLMETNDRGLLDIERFDKEPDRRLLHGLLDGVSATSVRGLTVRQKVPIIFRVLGGTAMSTRLAASLAEIDETITGWSQLGSGTMLGGAVATDVARRLLLGELNESGRFYIDVQNLVADGAGALVNGTAIATEDTTEGGAASEALAAAVGRMTSSHERYGGAPGAISVEDARFLVEMAALAPSGGNRQPWRFHLLADNRIRCVLDTVRAGDSFLDYGLSAAYAACGAALENFCVAAHSLGFTTQVVRFPNAGDPTVAWETQLTQSGSRAERSAALQVLEARCTNRRLGHRTHLTAEEHGALAKSAVSAGAELLLLGDDDTALEALASYIGRVDRFRFFCRRLYREMIEEVRWTPAEAERTRDGIDLATLELDAIDTAGMHLLSKWSTVELMKRIGGRRVEDLGQRTVRASAAIGLLSVPGIAAADYLAGGIAMERVWLEATRLGLAFQPLAVAPYLYARLERGGGEGFDPGEVRELTELRQWHRELFGGTDPRAEVLLFRVGHAPEPRKRSLRRHAEDILLLDLES, encoded by the coding sequence ATGTCTTCCCCCAGTCACCACGAGCGACTGAGCGCTGTCCCCACCCTGGACCGGGACCGATGGCAACCCACGATCCTCGACCCCTCGGCCGGGGAGGACCGCGAACAGCTCGCCGCGCTGCTCTCGCGAGTGCCAGGCATTCAGATCGCCGATGTGCTGCAGCAGCAGCTGACCGAGCTGATGGAGGTCCGGCACCCGAAGGAGAAGCTGACAGGAGGCCAGGCCCAGCAGCTCATCACGGCACACCTGGGCGGCTCGACGCAGGAGACCTACGGGCGCTGGGTGTATTTCCCGTGGACTGAACAGCTCGTTCGCACCCTTCCTGAGCCCGAGTTCCGCGAGGTCCGCCTGAGCAGAAATCGCTACAAGATCACCCCGGAGGAGCAGGACGCGCTGCGCCAGCACCGCATCGGCATCGTGGGTCTCTCCGTCGGCTATGCGATCGCCACGACGTTGGCGATGGAGGGCGTCGGCGGGGAGTTTCGCCTGGCCGACTTCGACGTCATGTCCCTCTCCAACACCAATCGCGTCCCCTGCGGCGTCGCCGCCCTGGGCACCAACAAGACGGTGATTGCCGCCCGGCGCATGTTCGAGCTCGACCCCTACCTGAAGATCGAGATCTATCGCGAGGGGCTGACGGCGGAGAACCTGGAGCGCTTCTTCGGCCACCCCGAGCCGCTGACGCTGCTGATCGAGGAGTGCGATGACCTCTTCATGAAGATCCTCCTGCGCGAGCAGGCGCGCGCACGTGGCGTCCCAGTGCTGATGGAGACCAACGACCGCGGCCTGCTCGATATCGAGCGCTTCGACAAGGAACCCGACCGACGGCTGCTGCACGGACTACTGGACGGCGTGTCGGCCACTTCCGTTCGCGGCCTGACGGTCAGGCAGAAGGTGCCGATCATCTTTCGGGTGCTTGGTGGAACGGCGATGTCGACGCGCCTCGCGGCCTCCCTGGCCGAGATCGATGAGACCATCACCGGGTGGTCTCAGCTGGGGTCTGGCACGATGCTCGGGGGAGCGGTCGCCACCGACGTCGCGCGGCGCCTACTGCTCGGCGAGCTCAACGAGTCCGGGCGCTTCTACATCGACGTGCAGAACCTCGTCGCCGACGGCGCGGGTGCGCTCGTCAACGGGACCGCGATCGCGACTGAAGACACGACGGAGGGCGGTGCGGCCTCGGAGGCATTGGCCGCCGCCGTCGGCCGAATGACCTCGAGCCACGAGCGCTACGGCGGGGCGCCAGGCGCCATATCGGTCGAGGACGCTCGTTTCCTGGTCGAGATGGCCGCGCTCGCGCCCTCGGGTGGAAATCGGCAGCCGTGGCGCTTTCACTTGCTGGCAGACAACCGCATTCGCTGCGTTCTCGACACCGTGCGCGCCGGCGACTCCTTCCTCGACTACGGCCTGAGCGCCGCCTACGCGGCATGTGGCGCGGCGCTCGAGAACTTCTGCGTAGCGGCCCACAGCCTCGGGTTCACCACGCAGGTGGTGCGCTTCCCGAATGCCGGCGACCCCACGGTTGCCTGGGAGACGCAGTTGACGCAGAGCGGCTCGCGCGCCGAACGCAGCGCTGCCCTGCAGGTCCTGGAGGCGCGCTGCACGAATCGCCGCCTCGGCCACCGCACACACCTAACTGCGGAAGAGCACGGCGCCCTCGCGAAGTCCGCCGTGAGCGCCGGCGCCGAGCTCCTGCTGCTCGGTGACGACGACACAGCACTCGAGGCGCTGGCCAGCTACATCGGGAGGGTCGACCGGTTCCGCTTCTTCTGCCGGCGGCTCTATCGCGAGATGATCGAGGAGGTCCGCTGGACGCCAGCAGAGGCGGAACGCACGAGGGACGGCATCGACCTCGCGACCCTGGAGCTCGACGCCATCGACACCGCAGGCATGCATCTCCTCTCCAAATGGTCGACCGTCGAGCTGATGAAGCGCATCGGTGGCCGGCGGGTCGAGGACCTGGGCCAACGCACCGTGCGGGCCTCGGCGGCGATCGGATTGCTGAGCGTGCCCGGTATCGCTGCGGCGGACTACCTCGCCGGCGGTATCGCGATGGAGCGGGTCTGGCTCGAGGCAACGCGACTGGGCCTCGCCTTCCAACCGCTGGCGGTGGCTCCCTATTTGTACGCCCGCCTGGAGCGCGGAGGGGGCGAGGGCTTCGATCCCGGCGAGGTTCGCGAGCTGACCGAGCTTCGCCAATGGCACCGTGAGCTCTTCGGCGGGACGGATCCTCGCGCGGAGGTGCTGCTCTTCCGCGTCGGTCACGCCCCGGAGCCCCGAAAGCGCTCGTTGCGGCGACATGCCGAGGATATCCTGCTCCTCGATCTGGAAAGCTGA
- a CDS encoding PilZ domain-containing protein: protein MTARVQPRQEELFRSLETSDGMAPGASSQGSPRGPDHRRSYRIRPATDRQPRLVTAGGVELDLRDLSTTGSSVIWRRPDAGGADISSVVMHLPDGTSFSSALRIMRVDRQDDRTLHLGVRFESLTLQAERSLANFMIRELQGRDAELGRLLSAPTALRSTERHLISLLLRRHAAEGRPVHAFHGQKRIPWSFRVVGLDVESTPGRLALQPFGPDQADTPARAFRDEGPFTFELSGPMAVTLFSSAVQSVGHGQVIVDFPDEVLQTGFRQSPRVRPSPQDRGEVALTHDRYPENAIRGPLASVAARGLSLSLDTSGRPLVPGDHLPQLLVTLPTGPVEAAGIVRGTSGDPSTGQIICGVELLDFGGTKDSRRWHDYVFRTAFPRLAGTSETGARDAWDLLDASRYLVMWTDPEARSNLRARFVGSWSEASPEHNHRLILRSADTHRAGMMATLLYPGTWMIHQIGVVEAERRRGDRSWFSYVVELYAGLTYLLEHLGALEHLLIYFAAGKSWNDLVYGEFARRYAAPGRLTYTELSVFRAIGNASPAPPLGQRPATPHVVGTDAAPELWSLVLVYAETQLTPLERSAFGFDDASVDLADFSARCREQGHRRARSLYVAFDPHGPTAALLLETGDEGINVFGLMNTCRILPLNGGWPDAETLAALLTQARAHFDRAQVQQHLLLAPPSLSAEDRAVLGALGYAYVSEGLRWLSRKEVLPLWIAYLDDLLASLALEKELSCLPPVTTSD, encoded by the coding sequence GTGACTGCCCGGGTACAGCCGCGGCAAGAGGAGCTCTTCCGCAGCCTGGAGACCAGCGACGGCATGGCACCCGGCGCGTCGTCGCAAGGTAGCCCCAGGGGCCCGGACCACCGGCGATCGTACCGCATTCGTCCCGCGACCGATCGTCAACCGCGCCTCGTCACCGCCGGCGGCGTCGAGCTTGATCTGCGCGATCTCAGCACCACGGGGAGCAGCGTCATTTGGCGCCGTCCCGATGCCGGTGGCGCCGACATCAGCTCGGTGGTGATGCATCTCCCCGACGGTACTTCGTTCAGCAGCGCGCTGCGCATCATGCGAGTCGATCGCCAGGACGACCGCACCCTTCACCTCGGGGTCCGGTTCGAGTCACTGACGTTGCAAGCGGAGCGCTCGCTCGCCAACTTCATGATCCGCGAGTTGCAGGGGCGCGACGCTGAGCTCGGCCGGTTGCTTTCCGCCCCGACGGCGCTGCGTTCCACTGAGCGCCACCTGATCAGCCTCTTGCTCCGACGGCACGCGGCGGAGGGCCGCCCCGTCCACGCCTTCCACGGGCAGAAGCGCATCCCCTGGTCCTTTCGAGTGGTCGGTCTCGACGTCGAGAGCACACCTGGTCGCCTGGCCCTTCAACCCTTTGGTCCGGACCAGGCCGACACTCCAGCACGCGCCTTTCGCGACGAGGGCCCCTTCACCTTCGAGCTCTCAGGCCCGATGGCCGTCACGCTCTTCTCAAGCGCCGTCCAAAGCGTCGGGCACGGCCAGGTGATTGTCGACTTCCCCGACGAGGTCCTTCAAACCGGCTTTCGCCAATCGCCGCGCGTGCGCCCGAGTCCGCAAGATCGCGGCGAGGTCGCGTTGACCCACGATCGCTATCCGGAGAACGCGATACGAGGGCCACTGGCCAGCGTAGCGGCGCGGGGCTTGTCGCTCTCCCTCGACACCTCGGGCCGCCCTCTGGTGCCCGGCGACCACCTCCCGCAGTTACTGGTCACGCTGCCAACCGGTCCCGTCGAGGCGGCGGGCATCGTGCGGGGGACCTCCGGCGATCCATCCACGGGCCAGATAATCTGCGGCGTCGAATTGCTCGACTTCGGCGGAACCAAGGACAGCAGGCGTTGGCACGACTATGTCTTTCGCACGGCCTTCCCTCGGCTGGCGGGCACCAGCGAGACAGGGGCGAGGGACGCCTGGGACCTCCTCGACGCCTCGCGGTACCTCGTGATGTGGACGGACCCCGAGGCACGGAGCAACCTTCGCGCTCGATTCGTCGGTTCCTGGTCCGAGGCGTCGCCTGAGCATAACCACCGCCTGATCTTGCGAAGCGCTGATACCCACCGGGCCGGCATGATGGCGACCCTGCTCTACCCGGGAACGTGGATGATCCATCAAATCGGGGTCGTCGAAGCCGAACGGCGGCGGGGCGATCGCAGTTGGTTCAGCTACGTCGTCGAGCTTTACGCCGGCCTGACCTACCTGTTAGAGCATCTCGGCGCGCTGGAGCATCTGCTGATCTACTTCGCTGCCGGCAAGAGCTGGAATGATTTGGTCTACGGTGAATTCGCTCGGCGCTACGCCGCGCCGGGCCGGTTGACCTACACGGAACTCTCGGTCTTTCGCGCGATCGGTAACGCGTCACCGGCGCCCCCTCTCGGCCAGCGCCCCGCCACGCCTCACGTCGTCGGCACGGACGCTGCCCCGGAACTCTGGTCACTGGTGCTCGTTTACGCGGAAACGCAGCTGACCCCGCTGGAGCGCTCCGCGTTCGGCTTCGACGACGCATCCGTCGATCTCGCGGACTTCAGCGCGCGCTGCCGCGAGCAAGGCCACCGTCGCGCCCGCTCGCTATACGTCGCCTTTGATCCTCACGGACCCACGGCCGCGCTGCTGCTGGAGACGGGAGACGAAGGCATCAACGTCTTTGGCCTGATGAACACCTGCAGGATCCTACCCCTGAACGGAGGCTGGCCCGACGCTGAGACGCTCGCAGCCCTGCTGACGCAGGCCCGTGCGCACTTCGACCGAGCGCAGGTGCAACAACACCTGCTCCTTGCCCCCCCATCTCTGAGTGCGGAGGACCGCGCCGTACTGGGCGCGCTCGGCTACGCCTACGTCTCGGAAGGACTCCGTTGGCTCTCGCGCAAGGAGGTCCTGCCGCTTTGGATCGCCTACCTCGATGACCTCTTGGCGAGCCTGGCGCTCGAAAAGGAGCTCTCATGTCTTCCCCCAGTCACCACGAGCGACTGA
- a CDS encoding transposase, with protein sequence MEGVRDRALAYVAGQALDLPGLLGRTARDWHIVDATTVRLADALMDEYPGAGAYAALKVHKRYSVGMGTTVAYHLSPAREHDAPHLKLDESWRGLGLLVDLGYASLKLLSSCDRYGVSYVLRLKENWKPKVLHVARGSVSRTFAPGTDLDLLLQREVLKLDGKVIDADVELWPWVARGRCTAGGRLDPKGVLLLSNQPRSRRCATCCRRPLSGALGDRTRQQARQVLFAPGRHRRQDRPCGACPGARRDGRFGHRLHACAPSPPPGGASPSRQGRADEAAAASTSPRAYGRRRRLCHWPGL encoded by the coding sequence ATGGAGGGGGTGCGGGACCGCGCGCTTGCATATGTCGCGGGGCAGGCGCTGGACCTGCCGGGGCTGTTGGGCCGTACGGCGCGAGACTGGCACATCGTCGACGCGACAACGGTGCGGCTCGCCGATGCGCTGATGGACGAGTATCCGGGCGCCGGGGCATATGCGGCGTTGAAGGTGCACAAGCGCTATTCGGTGGGGATGGGGACCACGGTGGCGTATCACCTCAGCCCCGCACGCGAGCACGACGCGCCGCATCTAAAGCTCGACGAGAGCTGGCGTGGCCTCGGGCTGTTGGTGGACCTGGGCTATGCTTCGCTGAAGCTGTTGTCGAGCTGCGACCGCTACGGCGTCTCGTATGTGCTGCGGCTGAAAGAGAATTGGAAGCCGAAGGTGTTGCACGTCGCGCGTGGCAGCGTCAGCCGCACGTTTGCGCCCGGAACAGACCTCGACCTCCTGCTGCAACGCGAGGTGCTCAAGCTCGACGGCAAGGTAATCGACGCCGACGTCGAGCTCTGGCCATGGGTCGCGCGTGGTCGGTGCACGGCTGGTGGGCGTCTCGACCCCAAAGGGGTACTGCTTCTATCTAACCAACCTCGCTCCCGACGTTGCGCCACGTGCTGTCGCCGACCTCTATCGGGTGCGCTGGGAGATCGAACTCGACAACAAGCTCGACAAGTCCTGTTTGCGCCTGGACGACATCGGCGCCAAGACAGGCCCTGCGGTGCGTGCCCTGGTGCACGCCGCGATGGTCGCTTCGGTCATCGTTTGCATGCTTGCGCACCATCACCGCCGCCGGGAGGCGCCTCCCCCTCGCGGCAGGGCCGAGCGGACGAAGCCGCCGCTGCATCCACAAGCCCTCGCGCGTATGGTCGCCGTCGCCGCCTTTGCCATTGGCCGGGCCTTTGA